One genomic window of Gossypium hirsutum isolate 1008001.06 chromosome D11, Gossypium_hirsutum_v2.1, whole genome shotgun sequence includes the following:
- the LOC107961890 gene encoding U11/U12 small nuclear ribonucleoprotein 65 kDa protein: MAAIPSSQPFSSPQMQQFGYQGVEGATSNPIGADSVATLLIRHLPEAIPPETLLRLFSHYGASSVQPCSSGKLRNCAFVDFKNEALASQAHRQLNGLKFLGKVLLVERASKPAEQNKPQQTGVQLGKDFSQSASLLKDANSTRDPNLGSRSGSIPASEPIAPRLGVDYPFPPHLEYAYPPPDGNILTNIVNALIAVPRFYTQVLHLMNKMNIPAPFRMALPTPPLPPPVPAPQQPPPPPASTPAQPHLEDASSSESEMESSDEEVNDKGVPKSARKRARREVIVGPAIDKSVAHEAVGVKPATLIPKEIPLMKKKNPLLQIKIAPKHIPYERKDDGADDDHKQILEELNEEGLDAKQFTSADELEKGKLPPEEILSLPMFKNYTAGNPASVLYIKNLAKDVVPEDFYFIFGSLFGSIDAATSGLNVKLMQEGRMRGQAFVTFPSVELAHRALNLVNGYVFKGKPIIVQFGRNPAAAKTN; encoded by the exons ATGGCTGCTATTCCATCATCACAGCCTTTTAGCAGTCCTCAAATGCAGCAATTTGGATATCAAGGTGTTGAAGGAGCAACGTCAAACCCTATAGGAGCGGATTCTGTGGCTACCCTTTTGATTCGGCATCTTCCCGAGGCCATTCCTCCTGAAACCCTCTTGCGGCTTTTCTCTCACTACGGAGCGTCATCTGTTCAACCTTGCTCTAGTGGAAA GTTGAGAAACTGTGCATTTGTGGATTTCAAAAATGAAGCATTGGCTTCTCAAGCGCATCGTCAATTAAATGG CCTGAAGTTTCTTGGTAAAGTCTTGTTAGTGGAGAGAGCTAGTAAGCCGGCTGAGCAAAATAAACCTCAACAAACTGGAGTTCAGCTTGGAAAGGATTTTTCACAATCTGCATCTTTGCTGAAAGATGCCAACTCGACCAGAGACCCGAATCTAGGTTCAAGATCGGGATCAATACCTGCTAGTGAACCAATTGCTCCTAGACTTGGTGTAGACTATCCATTTCCTCCTCACCTTGA ATATGCTTACCCTCCACCAGATGGAAATATTTTGACTAATATTGTCAATGCACTTATTGCTGTTCCCCGCTTCTATactcag GTGTTGCACCTaatgaataaaatgaatattCCAGCTCCATTTCGTATGGCTTTGCCCACACCACCTCTGCCACCTCCAGTACCTGCACCACAACAACCACCCCCACCTCCTGCTTCCACACCTGCTCAGCCTCATTTGGAAGATGCATCTTCTAGTGAATCTGAAATGGAGTCTTCGGATGAG GAGGTCAATGACAAAGGTGTGCCAAAATCTGCAAGGAAGCGTGCAAGGCGAGAAGTTATTGTAGGCCCTGCAATTGATAAAAGTGTAGCTCATGAAGCTGTTGGAGTGAAACCTGCCACCTTGATCCCAAAAGAAATCCCATTGATGAAAAAGAAGAACCCTTTACTACAG ATCAAAATTGCCCCCAAACACATTCCATATGAGCGGAAAGATGATGGTGCTGATGATGACCATAAACAGATTTTAGAGGAACTGAATGAGGAAGGCTTAGATGCTAAACAATTTACTTCTGCCGACGAGttggaaaagggaaaattgcccCCAGAAGAAATCTTATCACTTCCAATGTTTAAG AACTATACAGCTGGTAATCCTGCTTCTGTGTTGTATATAAAGAACTTGGCAAAGGATGTTGTTCCTGAAGATTTCTACTTCATATTTG GATCATTATTTGGAAGCATTGATGCTGCTACATCCGGTCTTAATGTGAAGCTAATGCAG GAGGGAAGGATGAGGGGTCAAGCGTTTGTGACATTTCCATCAGTTGAACTTGCCCATCGTGCTTTG AACCTCGTAAATGGATATGTATTCAAAGGCAAACCAATAATTGTCCAGTTTGGCCGGAATCCAGCTGCagcaaaaacaaattaa